TGCCGGGCGGCACCTCACCAATTATTCGATTTTTCAATGAGTGGCATTTCAATATTTAATTTTCAAATGGTTGGTGTGGCTTCTACCATGCAAAGGGTGAGTTTTGCTCAAAACGGGTTTCAGAAGGAGCTGCTTGTGATGCTTTCACGTTTATCCATTCACCTTGTCTGGTTGGGAGCCTTGCTAATGTCTGTGGCAACGATGGCCAGCGAGCCGGAGCAACAATTGTGGGCGGCAGCCATGAAGGGCGATGCCCCGCGCATTACCACGCTGCTGAACGCCGGCGCTAAACTGGAAAGCCGGGATGACCACGGTCGTACCGCACTGATGCTGGCCACCCGCCATAACCGGATTGGAGCGGCTCAAGTGCTGATCGCCGCCGGCGCCGATGTGAATGCCAAAGATCATATTCACGACAGCCCCTACCTGTATGCCGGCGCCAGGGGGCATAACGAGATCCTTGAACTGACCCTGGCCCACGGCGCCGATCTGGCCAGCACT
The Oceanimonas doudoroffii DNA segment above includes these coding regions:
- a CDS encoding ankyrin repeat domain-containing protein produces the protein MSVATMASEPEQQLWAAAMKGDAPRITTLLNAGAKLESRDDHGRTALMLATRHNRIGAAQVLIAAGADVNAKDHIHDSPYLYAGARGHNEILELTLAHGADLASTNRYGGTALIPAAERGHVDTVSMLIAAGVNVDHINRLHWTALMEAIVLGQGGPAHTRIVALLLDAGADPNIADADGITPLQHARKRGYTDMVKLLEQAGGR